The DNA sequence GCCCTCACCGCCGTAGCGATCGGCGTGACCGGCTGGCAGTCGGGCGCCCTGACCCCGCTCAAGGACATCAACAAGCTGCTCCTCCTCGCCGGCGCGATGGGCGCGGCGCTCGTGTTCGCCATCGCCTGGATTCTTCAGCCCGGTCGCATGGACGCCGGCTCGTTCTTCGTCACCCTGCTCGCCGGTCAGATCATCACCGGCCTCGTGCTGAGCCATTTCGGCTGGCTGGGCCAGGAGATCAACCCCATCACCATGATGAAAGTCATCGGCGTCATCCTCATGATGGCCGGCGCGGCGATCGTCACATTTTATAAGTGAGCGCCGAAAGCGCTTTCACCCTCCACCCTGTAACCTGTGTGCTGATGGAAAAAGTTAAGATTGGACGTACCGAT is a window from the Rhodothermales bacterium genome containing:
- a CDS encoding DMT family transporter — its product is MRIQFFMLTIFLGVILSVHLAMNGQVGAIMRNPKVANAVFWCIGALTAVAIGVTGWQSGALTPLKDINKLLLLAGAMGAALVFAIAWILQPGRMDAGSFFVTLLAGQIITGLVLSHFGWLGQEINPITMMKVIGVILMMAGAAIVTFYK